From the genome of Scyliorhinus torazame isolate Kashiwa2021f chromosome 23, sScyTor2.1, whole genome shotgun sequence:
GAAACTCCCACCATCGGGATCGTccgtcctgcatctaccctgtcgggtCCTGTTGTAAATTCGTAGATTTCTATACGATCCTCCAACATTCTACTGAACTCCTGACACTACAATGCTAATTGACTCCATCTCTCCACCAACGTCAGTCCCGCTATCCAATGAATTtgtctggtaaactttcgctgctcTCACTCTGGAGCAAGAACAAAGTTCCTCACATAAGGATGCTAAAAATCTTCCAGTCGTGGCCTCACCAAGTCaaaggaggagggggatgaatggcctccacctgttgatgtgtaacaggctggaggagaggggctgaatgatctTGTCCTGTTCCTAGGAAACAGGCTCTTGaattggatggagggagtgaggtgggaacGTCTGCTCAAAGAAACTTCCTATTGCCTCCCCGGGCGGGTGAAAAAGTTAGCTCCCTTGCGGAGGACCCCCCAGTAGGCGTCCTTGAACTGTCGATTCATTATGGCGTAGAGAATGGGGTTGATGCAGCTATTCAGCCACGTGAAATTGCCAGCCACCATGTGGACGAGTACGGGGGCCCGCTTCTTCCCGTCCACCACATGCAGAAAGCAGAAGGGGAAGTAGCAGGTCACGTAGACGAGGAACATTGCGAAGCACATGCGGGTCACCTTCCGGaactcgccgctgctgctcctcttggctTGGCAGCTGGAGGACCCGCTCTCCCCACCCTGGAAGACCACTTCGGTGCCAGGGGCTGCGGTCTCAACGCTCGTGGCATCAGTCGACCTTGTGGGCGCCTCCCCGGACAGGGAGTTGGCGCTGGGGCCGTCGGCGATCCCGCTGTCCGCAGTGGAGACCCCAGCCGCCATTGGCTTCCTCCCGCGATCATCACCCTCTAGCCGGTACCCGTCCAGTGCCTGGGCCGCCGCCTTCACCTTGCGATGGATGAGGAAGTAAAAGATCCCGATGCAGCTGAGCCCAAGGCCGAACATGAAGAACATGAGGATGGTGGTGTAAGGCCTCCCCCGCTCCCGGTGGAAGCTGCACGTGCAGACTGGCGGCAGGAAGACATAGATATTCCAGAGAGGCCCGAAAAGCGCCAGGCCCAACAACCAGGGCAGGGCCACGAAGAAGGGCATCGTGTGGCGGGAGAAGACCCGGTCGAACCTCCGGGTGTCCGAGATGAGGACGTAGCGGCTCATGGCGATAAGGATCAGGCTGAAGATGGATACGGAGTTAGCCAGAAAGAGGACCAGGCCGAAGACACGGCACATGCCCTCGCCCTGCCGCCAGGCGAAGTGGATGAAGGTGTCGGTCGTCACCGGCTGGAGGAAGGTGCAGTAGATGAGGTCGGCCACCGTCAGGTTGAGGATGAGCACGTTGAGGCGGGTGCGGATACTCCTGTCCGTGGCGAAGGCCAGCACAGTCATGACGTTGCCCACGGTCCCCACGGCCGTCACCAGGATCCCCAGCAGGGCGCCAAAGTAGCGGTAGTTGACGACAGCCGGGTGGCAGGTCACGTTGCTGAAGGAGGAGTTGGGATCCATCGAGCTCCCCTTGTGAGAAAGGCCGCAATCGAAGACCACAATTGAAAATCACAATCGAAAACGACACTTGAAGACCACAACCGAACCGAAGAGGG
Proteins encoded in this window:
- the LOC140399738 gene encoding G-protein coupled receptor 84-like — translated: MDPNSSFSNVTCHPAVVNYRYFGALLGILVTAVGTVGNVMTVLAFATDRSIRTRLNVLILNLTVADLIYCTFLQPVTTDTFIHFAWRQGEGMCRVFGLVLFLANSVSIFSLILIAMSRYVLISDTRRFDRVFSRHTMPFFVALPWLLGLALFGPLWNIYVFLPPVCTCSFHRERGRPYTTILMFFMFGLGLSCIGIFYFLIHRKVKAAAQALDGYRLEGDDRGRKPMAAGVSTADSGIADGPSANSLSGEAPTRSTDATSVETAAPGTEVVFQGGESGSSSCQAKRSSSGEFRKVTRMCFAMFLVYVTCYFPFCFLHVVDGKKRAPVLVHMVAGNFTWLNSCINPILYAIMNRQFKDAYWGVLRKGANFFTRPGRQ